One Lysobacter enzymogenes DNA segment encodes these proteins:
- a CDS encoding DUF3325 domain-containing protein — protein MLWLGLCLGVAAWCLLSLGLEKHHQQVFAGAFRPARARLLRGAGWALLALDFALFVYGWGWAQGPIFWTAALIVSALAWTLAMTMAPKASTKIAAAAVLSAFVAMPFWIG, from the coding sequence ATGCTTTGGTTGGGACTGTGTCTGGGCGTGGCGGCGTGGTGCCTGCTGAGCCTGGGGTTGGAAAAGCATCATCAGCAGGTGTTCGCCGGCGCGTTCCGCCCGGCGCGCGCGCGGCTCCTGCGCGGCGCCGGCTGGGCGCTGCTGGCGCTGGATTTCGCCCTGTTCGTCTACGGCTGGGGCTGGGCGCAGGGGCCGATCTTCTGGACCGCGGCGCTGATCGTGTCGGCGCTGGCGTGGACCTTGGCGATGACGATGGCGCCGAAGGCGAGTACCAAGATCGCCGCCGCGGCGGTGCTGAGCGCGTTCGTGGCGATGCCGTTCTGGATCGGCTGA
- the dxs gene encoding 1-deoxy-D-xylulose-5-phosphate synthase — MIDSQRYPRLSRIQVPADLRRFPEEELPAIAEELRAYLIEQVALVGGHFGAGLGVIELTVALHWLYDTPLDRLVWDVGHQSYPHKILTGRRDSIHTVKQKDGVAPFPKRDESEYDTLGVGHSSTSISAALGMAVALQRRGDERKVVAVIGDGAMTAGMAFEALAHAGGMSDPEPNLLVILNDNQMSISENVGGVTKMLGQLTSSRTLNAIREGGKKLLGDKRKKPAAKFVRRWEEHWKGMFVPSTFFEEVGFHYTGPIDGHDLPALLSAMKTLKGLKGPQLLHIITTKGKGYELAEGDQIGYHAVGPFDPEKGLVSKPGAKKPTYTDVFSDWLCDMAAADERLMGITPAMREGSGLVRYSKEYPQRYFDVAIAEQHAVTLAAGMAIEGAKPVVAIYSTFLQRGYDQLVHDVAIQDLDVLFAIDRGGVVGPDGATHAGNLDLSYLRCVPNMVVMAPADEDECRKMLSTGFQYRGPAAVRYPRGTGPGAAIQPGLDTLPIGKAELRRSGKRIALLAFGAIVPAAEQVAAELGLTLVNMRFVKPLDRALILELAQSHEGFATMEDNVVAGGAGSGVAELLAAEGIVLPMLHLGLPDEFQHHASREQLLAEAGLDAASIRASLIKRWPQLAAQPAPQSAAG, encoded by the coding sequence ATGATCGATTCGCAGCGCTACCCGCGTCTTTCCCGCATTCAGGTCCCCGCCGACCTGCGCCGCTTTCCTGAAGAGGAACTGCCGGCGATCGCCGAGGAACTGCGCGCCTATTTGATCGAGCAGGTCGCCCTCGTCGGCGGCCACTTCGGCGCCGGGCTCGGCGTGATCGAGCTTACCGTCGCCCTGCACTGGTTGTATGACACCCCGCTCGACCGCCTGGTCTGGGACGTCGGCCACCAGAGCTACCCGCACAAGATCCTCACCGGCCGCCGCGACAGCATCCACACGGTCAAGCAGAAGGACGGCGTCGCGCCGTTCCCCAAGCGCGACGAATCCGAGTACGACACCCTCGGCGTCGGCCACAGCTCGACCTCGATCTCTGCCGCGCTGGGCATGGCGGTGGCGCTGCAGCGCCGCGGCGACGAACGCAAGGTGGTGGCGGTGATCGGCGACGGCGCGATGACCGCCGGCATGGCGTTCGAAGCGCTGGCCCACGCCGGCGGCATGAGCGATCCCGAGCCGAACCTGCTGGTGATCCTCAACGACAACCAGATGTCGATCTCCGAGAACGTCGGCGGCGTCACCAAGATGCTCGGCCAGCTCACCAGCAGCCGCACCCTCAACGCGATCCGCGAGGGCGGCAAGAAACTGCTCGGCGACAAGCGCAAGAAGCCCGCGGCCAAGTTCGTGCGCCGCTGGGAAGAGCACTGGAAGGGCATGTTCGTGCCCTCGACCTTCTTCGAGGAAGTCGGCTTCCACTACACCGGCCCGATCGACGGCCACGACCTGCCGGCGCTGCTGAGCGCGATGAAGACGCTCAAGGGCCTCAAGGGTCCGCAGCTGCTGCACATCATCACCACCAAGGGCAAGGGCTACGAGCTCGCCGAGGGCGACCAGATCGGCTACCACGCGGTCGGCCCGTTCGATCCCGAGAAGGGCCTGGTCAGCAAGCCCGGCGCGAAGAAGCCGACCTACACCGACGTCTTCAGCGACTGGCTGTGCGACATGGCCGCGGCCGACGAACGCCTGATGGGCATCACCCCGGCGATGCGCGAAGGCTCGGGCCTGGTGCGCTACAGCAAGGAATACCCGCAGCGCTACTTCGACGTCGCCATCGCCGAGCAGCACGCGGTGACCCTGGCCGCGGGCATGGCGATCGAAGGCGCCAAACCCGTGGTGGCGATCTACTCGACCTTCCTGCAGCGCGGCTACGACCAGCTCGTGCACGACGTGGCGATCCAGGACCTCGACGTGCTGTTCGCGATCGACCGCGGCGGCGTGGTCGGCCCCGACGGCGCCACCCACGCCGGCAACCTCGACCTGTCCTACCTGCGTTGCGTGCCGAACATGGTGGTGATGGCGCCGGCCGACGAGGACGAGTGCCGCAAGATGCTGTCCACCGGCTTCCAGTACCGCGGCCCGGCCGCGGTGCGCTATCCGCGCGGCACCGGCCCCGGCGCGGCGATCCAGCCGGGCCTGGACACCCTGCCGATCGGCAAGGCCGAACTGCGCCGCAGCGGCAAGCGCATCGCCCTGCTCGCGTTCGGCGCGATCGTGCCGGCGGCCGAACAGGTCGCCGCCGAACTGGGCCTGACCCTGGTCAACATGCGCTTCGTCAAGCCGCTGGACCGCGCGCTGATCCTGGAGCTGGCGCAGAGCCACGAAGGTTTCGCGACGATGGAAGACAACGTCGTCGCCGGCGGCGCCGGCAGCGGCGTGGCCGAGTTGCTGGCGGCCGAGGGCATCGTGCTGCCGATGCTGCACCTGGGCCTGCCGGACGAGTTCCAGCACCACGCCAGCCGCGAGCAGCTGCTGGCCGAGGCCGGGCTGGACGCGGCCTCGATCCGCGCCAGCCTGATCAAGCGCTGGCCGCAGCTGGCGGCGCAGCCGGCGCCGCAGTCGGCGGCGGGCTGA
- a CDS encoding HNH endonuclease — translation MNWQDAACLYARGAVAWTLGDPCLQVHGGINRFTGERSVLELHPIVAARGHARPGALDPTPALTNAALFARDGHLCMYCGHDFHRPHLTRDHVVPVSKGGRDIWENVVAACFGCNSRKGNRTPQQAGMPLLAVPYRPSWVEHLILSNRNILADQMAFLKNQLPKNSRRLG, via the coding sequence ATGAACTGGCAGGACGCCGCCTGCCTGTACGCGCGCGGCGCGGTCGCCTGGACCCTCGGCGATCCCTGCCTGCAGGTGCACGGCGGCATCAACCGCTTCACCGGCGAGCGCAGCGTGCTCGAACTGCACCCGATCGTCGCCGCGCGCGGCCATGCGCGTCCCGGCGCGCTCGACCCGACCCCGGCGCTGACCAACGCCGCGCTGTTCGCGCGCGATGGCCACCTGTGCATGTACTGCGGCCACGATTTCCACCGCCCGCACCTGACCCGCGACCACGTCGTGCCGGTGTCCAAGGGCGGCCGGGACATCTGGGAGAACGTGGTCGCGGCCTGCTTCGGCTGCAATTCGCGCAAGGGCAACCGCACCCCGCAGCAGGCCGGCATGCCGCTGCTGGCGGTGCCGTACCGGCCGAGCTGGGTCGAGCACCTGATCCTGTCGAACAGGAACATCCTGGCCGACCAGATGGCGTTCTTGAAGAACCAGTTGCCGAAGAACTCGCGCCGGCTCGGATAG
- a CDS encoding acyl-CoA dehydrogenase C-terminal domain-containing protein, with the protein MSTYKAPLTDMRFVLFDVLGAEAQFQRLGYADATRDVLDAVLEEGARFNETVLAPLNAVGDQIGCKHDKATGAVTTPPGFKQAYDQFVDGGWSGLTAETRFGGQGMPHAAGVPLKEMIDAANLAWGNFPLLSHGATEALLHHGEEWQQEVFLKPLVEGRWTGTMCLTEPHCGTDLGLLKTKAEPQADGSYSISGTKIFITAGEHDLTDNIIHLVLARLPDAPAGSKGISLFIVPKVKVARDGSVGEANAVRCGSLEHKMGIHGSATCVMNFDGAQGYLIGQPNKGLMAMFTMMNTARLAVGLQGLGLSDRALQNALRYSRDRLQMRSLSGPKFPELPADPIIVHPDVRRMLLTCKALVEGGRAMGYDAALLVDIAHASPDEAERAQADALIGFMTPIVKACLTEWGVECTYHALQCFGGHGYIAEHGMEQLARDARITTLYEGTTGIQALDLLGRKVMQLQGAGLQAMLAKIEAFCAQNENNAAVAEFVAPLRKAAGEWLQLTMSVGKRAAADADEVGAASYDYLFYSGYVCLAYWWARSVAAAEASGQSQAFKDGKRETARFYFARLLPRTQAHKAAIDSGTAPLMALAAEGFDA; encoded by the coding sequence ATGAGCACCTACAAAGCCCCCCTGACCGACATGCGTTTCGTCCTGTTCGACGTGCTCGGCGCCGAAGCGCAGTTCCAGCGCCTGGGTTACGCCGACGCCACCCGCGACGTGCTCGACGCGGTGCTGGAAGAAGGCGCGCGCTTCAACGAAACCGTGCTCGCCCCGCTCAACGCCGTGGGCGATCAGATCGGCTGCAAGCACGACAAGGCCACCGGCGCGGTGACCACGCCGCCGGGCTTCAAGCAGGCCTACGACCAGTTCGTCGACGGCGGTTGGTCCGGCCTCACCGCCGAAACCCGGTTCGGCGGCCAGGGCATGCCGCACGCGGCCGGCGTGCCGCTGAAGGAAATGATCGACGCGGCCAACCTGGCCTGGGGCAACTTCCCGCTGCTCTCGCACGGCGCCACCGAAGCGCTGCTGCACCACGGCGAGGAATGGCAGCAGGAAGTGTTCCTCAAGCCGCTGGTGGAAGGCCGCTGGACCGGCACCATGTGCCTCACCGAACCGCATTGCGGCACCGACCTGGGCCTGCTCAAGACCAAGGCCGAACCGCAGGCCGACGGCTCGTACTCGATCAGCGGCACCAAGATCTTCATCACCGCCGGCGAGCACGACCTCACCGACAACATCATCCACCTGGTGCTCGCGCGCCTGCCGGACGCGCCGGCCGGCAGCAAGGGCATTTCGCTGTTCATCGTGCCGAAGGTGAAAGTCGCGCGCGACGGCAGCGTCGGCGAAGCCAACGCGGTGCGCTGCGGCAGCCTCGAACACAAGATGGGCATCCACGGCTCGGCCACGTGCGTGATGAACTTCGACGGCGCCCAGGGCTACCTGATCGGCCAGCCGAACAAGGGCCTGATGGCGATGTTTACGATGATGAACACCGCTCGCCTCGCCGTGGGTCTGCAAGGCCTCGGCCTGTCCGACCGCGCCTTGCAGAACGCGCTGCGCTATTCGCGCGACCGTTTGCAGATGCGCTCGCTGTCGGGCCCGAAGTTCCCCGAGCTGCCGGCCGACCCGATCATCGTCCACCCCGACGTGCGGCGCATGCTGCTGACCTGCAAGGCGCTGGTCGAGGGCGGCCGCGCGATGGGCTACGACGCCGCGCTGCTGGTCGACATCGCCCACGCCTCGCCGGACGAGGCCGAACGCGCGCAAGCCGACGCGCTGATCGGCTTCATGACCCCGATCGTCAAGGCCTGCCTCACCGAGTGGGGCGTGGAGTGCACCTATCACGCGCTGCAGTGCTTCGGCGGCCACGGCTACATCGCCGAACACGGCATGGAGCAGCTCGCCCGCGACGCGCGCATCACCACCTTGTACGAAGGCACCACCGGCATCCAGGCGCTCGACCTGCTCGGCCGCAAGGTCATGCAGCTGCAGGGCGCGGGCCTGCAGGCGATGCTGGCCAAGATCGAGGCCTTCTGCGCGCAGAACGAGAACAACGCGGCGGTCGCCGAATTCGTCGCGCCGTTGCGCAAGGCCGCCGGCGAATGGCTGCAGCTGACCATGAGCGTGGGCAAGCGCGCCGCCGCGGACGCCGACGAGGTCGGCGCGGCTTCGTACGATTACCTGTTCTATTCCGGCTACGTCTGCCTGGCCTATTGGTGGGCGCGCAGCGTCGCCGCGGCCGAGGCTTCGGGCCAGAGCCAGGCGTTCAAGGACGGCAAGCGCGAGACCGCGCGTTTCTACTTCGCCCGCCTGCTGCCGCGCACCCAGGCGCACAAGGCCGCGATCGACAGCGGCACCGCGCCGCTGATGGCGCTGGCGGCGGAAGGCTTCGACGCGTGA
- a CDS encoding LEA type 2 family protein, translated as MKAAVWVRVIGLALLLALLAGCKTGPVRRVSEPAARIQQLTVKADGSWSVDLRIENFSSIPMQFDRLDLQLKLGEENAGQLQAQPALSIGPESADVVTLALKPAGGARIAIADALAGGRSVNYSLAGDIAATPSEAKQRTFQIERSSALSPAPGLPGVMR; from the coding sequence ATGAAGGCAGCGGTCTGGGTGCGGGTAATCGGTCTGGCGCTGCTGCTGGCGCTGCTGGCGGGCTGCAAGACCGGGCCGGTGCGGCGCGTGTCCGAGCCGGCCGCGCGCATCCAGCAGCTCACGGTCAAGGCCGACGGCAGCTGGTCGGTGGACCTGCGGATCGAGAACTTCAGCAGCATCCCGATGCAGTTCGACCGCCTCGACCTGCAGCTCAAGCTCGGCGAGGAAAACGCCGGCCAGCTGCAGGCCCAGCCGGCGCTGTCGATCGGCCCGGAATCGGCCGACGTGGTCACCCTCGCGCTGAAGCCCGCCGGCGGCGCCCGCATCGCCATCGCCGACGCGCTGGCCGGCGGCCGCAGCGTCAACTACAGCCTCGCGGGCGACATCGCCGCCACCCCCAGCGAAGCCAAGCAACGCACCTTCCAGATCGAGCGCAGCAGCGCGCTGAGCCCGGCGCCGGGCTTGCCCGGCGTGATGCGGTAA
- a CDS encoding response regulator: MSEPSVRVLIADDHTMVRESLAGLLRGAGIDVVAQAADGVQTLQRAQELQPDVVVTDLSMPGLNGLEVVRRLRELARAPRVLVLTMHQEDEYILQAVRAGASGYVVKDSPAAELLAAVREVHAGRGYFGPQAARALAEQLRHPGRDLGDPYGRLTAREREVFHLIADALTTKEIARRLAISVKTAENHRARVLDKLGVRNSAELVRYASRKGLVD; the protein is encoded by the coding sequence ATGTCCGAGCCCAGCGTGCGCGTGCTCATCGCCGACGACCACACCATGGTTCGCGAGAGCCTGGCCGGCCTGTTGCGCGGCGCCGGCATCGACGTGGTGGCGCAGGCCGCCGACGGCGTGCAGACGCTGCAGCGCGCGCAGGAACTGCAACCGGACGTGGTCGTCACCGACCTGTCGATGCCGGGCCTCAACGGCCTGGAAGTGGTCCGCCGCCTGCGCGAGCTGGCGCGCGCGCCGCGCGTGCTGGTGCTGACCATGCACCAGGAGGACGAATACATCCTGCAGGCGGTGCGCGCCGGCGCCTCCGGCTACGTGGTCAAGGACAGCCCGGCGGCGGAACTGCTGGCGGCGGTGCGCGAAGTCCACGCCGGCCGCGGTTACTTCGGCCCGCAGGCCGCGCGCGCCCTGGCCGAGCAACTGCGCCACCCCGGCCGCGACCTCGGCGATCCCTACGGCCGCCTGACCGCGCGCGAACGCGAAGTCTTCCACCTGATCGCCGACGCCCTGACCACCAAGGAGATCGCCCGGCGCCTGGCGATCAGCGTCAAGACCGCCGAGAACCACCGCGCCCGCGTGCTCGACAAGCTCGGCGTGCGCAACAGCGCGGAGTTGGTGCGCTACGCCTCGCGCAAGGGGTTGGTGGATTGA
- a CDS encoding sensor histidine kinase gives MSDPSELRTLYQELLQQLQRNEREFRRLGRAVWRVQEDERRRIARDLHDGVGQNLTALKLRLHDIQSALEPQQTVLREGLAQALALCADTLEDTRELSRLLRPPILDDLGLEAALRWLARSHDGRDGARVELELGALPELDGELQTVLFRTAQEALANAARHAQARRVRIGLHCRGDELHLDVRDDGRGCDPVAALASGGNGLGGMRERLRLYGGRLEIASAPGAGLRLSARLPLDYA, from the coding sequence ATGAGCGATCCCTCCGAGCTGCGCACGCTCTACCAGGAACTGCTGCAACAGCTGCAGCGCAACGAACGCGAGTTCCGCCGCCTCGGCCGCGCGGTGTGGCGGGTGCAGGAAGACGAACGCCGCCGCATCGCCCGCGACCTGCACGACGGCGTCGGCCAGAACCTCACCGCGCTCAAGCTGCGCCTGCACGACATCCAGTCCGCGCTGGAACCGCAACAGACCGTGCTGCGCGAAGGGCTGGCCCAGGCCCTGGCGCTGTGCGCCGACACTCTGGAAGACACCCGCGAACTCTCGCGCCTGCTGCGCCCGCCCATCCTCGACGACCTCGGCCTGGAAGCGGCGCTGCGCTGGCTCGCGCGCAGCCACGACGGCCGCGACGGCGCGCGGGTCGAACTGGAACTGGGCGCGCTGCCCGAACTCGACGGCGAACTGCAGACCGTGCTGTTCCGCACCGCCCAGGAAGCGCTGGCCAACGCCGCGCGCCACGCCCAGGCGCGGCGGGTGCGGATCGGCCTGCACTGCCGCGGCGACGAGCTGCACCTGGACGTGCGCGACGACGGCCGCGGCTGCGATCCGGTCGCGGCCCTGGCCAGCGGCGGCAACGGCCTGGGCGGCATGCGCGAGCGCCTGCGCCTGTACGGCGGCCGCCTGGAAATCGCCAGCGCGCCCGGCGCGGGCCTGCGCCTGAGCGCGCGCCTGCCGCTCGACTACGCCTGA
- a CDS encoding serine/threonine-protein kinase, translated as MSDTTATGLHAGRGLAPGSLLAGRFRIEAMLGLGGMGEVYRALDTTLGIQVALKLLRPELAARSDAFERFRQELLTARQVSSPRVVRIHDLFRHEGQWLIGMDWIDGEALDRRLDRDGALPVDDAARIARQIAEGLAAAHARGVIHRDLKPANVLLDRNGDALIADFGVARSLAGSGLTQTGAIVGTPDYLSPEQARGEGADARSDLYALGLILHEMLSAQMPFAGGTASEVLAQRMLRTPPPVSRLRADAPAWLVRLTDRLLRPQPAHRLPDAAAVIAAIDRRHVPRDWRPRRRAWIGLGVAATLAAAAAGAWWLRPAPVAVSAQATTPAAAPLQRLLVAPLQAAGDDTERRYQRALAAALRQALAARGVTVVDDERSQQALRQLDPSGAAPPAAQQAARLARAERTLGFALAREGAQWRLRARLQAGAGPAQEFAAQGATPTQALDALLDAAPLRDALAVAPASAATSPAPSHRTSAASAPEPPAALESYGAGLIARDDGDLAAAVAALERATATAPGFAAGWLALGEARNAAGDADGAYAAFESGERAASATAAENAVTDGTAKDAAANDATADGAAFRRRFAAERAILDGDAAAAAAYWRERAQTAGDDTYAQLALARALGAGGDAPAAIAQLRALAARDPDDPRAWFELGKFSILHGQAQPAVDDYLVRALVQYKRGGNRYGEAETQNALGIGYARLGQNDHALAQYRSAVELRRAVGNRRGLATSLRNLGNVLALTGRFDEAARSLGDARGLYAALDDRHGLAAVENELGLLAEERGDYPAALAAFRRALAAWQQAGDAAGTAQALNDIGFAHYQLGAYDDAQAYLVQSREAYAKLGDETGRVRTAQNLGLLAAARGQWPQARELLQSSLDAALAAQMMEEAAVARRNLGELELMQGRIGPALAQLDAAQALFAQREDARGQADVGLLRAQALAAAHAGAQARATLDALAPQLAQASSEQRGIAGLLRAQLDRAGGDRNGERAALAQARHEAGRSGVRLLRLQVALQAAEADGRFEPALQRDIDALGHAGLRLQAAGARMRLALAAGDADAALRAYRDAQPLLRRGDRLDAAALHALAAQAQRARSLDPAASDARALAERQRLREQLPPSLRAGYDPARAQAGNATEAGARREPAR; from the coding sequence GTGAGCGACACCACCGCGACCGGCCTGCACGCGGGCCGCGGCCTCGCGCCCGGCAGCCTGCTGGCCGGACGCTTCCGGATCGAGGCCATGCTCGGCCTGGGCGGCATGGGCGAGGTCTATCGCGCGCTCGACACCACGTTGGGCATCCAGGTCGCGCTCAAGCTGCTGCGCCCGGAACTGGCCGCGCGTAGCGACGCGTTCGAACGCTTCCGCCAGGAGTTGCTGACCGCGCGCCAGGTGTCGAGCCCGCGCGTGGTGCGCATCCACGATCTGTTCCGCCACGAAGGCCAGTGGCTGATCGGCATGGACTGGATCGACGGCGAGGCGCTGGACCGGCGCCTGGATCGCGACGGCGCGCTGCCGGTCGACGATGCCGCGCGCATCGCCCGGCAGATCGCCGAGGGCCTGGCCGCGGCGCATGCGCGCGGCGTGATCCATCGCGATCTCAAGCCGGCCAACGTGCTGCTCGACCGCAACGGCGACGCGCTGATCGCCGACTTCGGCGTGGCCCGCTCGCTGGCCGGCAGCGGCCTGACCCAGACCGGCGCGATCGTCGGCACGCCCGATTACCTTTCGCCCGAACAAGCGCGCGGCGAAGGCGCCGACGCGCGCAGCGACCTGTACGCGCTGGGCCTGATCCTGCACGAAATGCTCAGCGCGCAGATGCCGTTCGCCGGCGGCACCGCCAGCGAAGTGCTGGCGCAGCGCATGCTGCGCACGCCGCCGCCGGTGAGCCGGCTGCGCGCGGACGCGCCGGCCTGGCTGGTGCGGCTGACCGACCGCCTGCTGCGCCCGCAGCCGGCGCATCGTTTGCCCGACGCCGCAGCGGTGATCGCGGCGATCGACCGCCGCCACGTGCCGCGCGACTGGCGCCCGCGGCGACGCGCCTGGATCGGCCTGGGCGTCGCCGCGACGCTCGCCGCGGCCGCCGCCGGCGCGTGGTGGCTGCGGCCCGCGCCGGTCGCGGTTTCGGCCCAGGCGACGACGCCGGCCGCCGCACCGCTGCAGCGGCTGCTGGTCGCGCCGCTGCAAGCCGCCGGCGACGACACCGAACGCCGCTACCAACGCGCGCTCGCCGCCGCCCTGCGCCAGGCGCTGGCGGCGCGCGGCGTGACGGTGGTCGACGACGAGCGCAGCCAGCAGGCGCTGCGCCAGCTCGATCCCAGCGGCGCCGCGCCGCCGGCCGCGCAGCAAGCGGCGCGGCTGGCCCGCGCCGAGCGCACGCTCGGTTTCGCGCTGGCGCGCGAAGGCGCGCAGTGGCGCCTGCGCGCACGGCTGCAGGCCGGCGCCGGTCCCGCGCAAGAGTTCGCCGCGCAAGGCGCGACGCCGACGCAGGCGCTGGACGCGCTGCTGGACGCCGCGCCGCTGCGCGACGCGCTCGCTGTCGCGCCCGCTTCCGCCGCGACGTCGCCCGCGCCCTCGCACCGAACGTCGGCCGCCAGCGCACCCGAACCGCCCGCCGCGCTGGAAAGCTACGGCGCCGGCCTCATCGCCCGCGACGACGGCGACCTCGCCGCCGCTGTCGCCGCGCTGGAACGCGCCACCGCGACCGCGCCCGGCTTCGCCGCCGGCTGGCTGGCGCTGGGCGAAGCGCGCAACGCCGCCGGCGACGCCGACGGCGCCTATGCCGCGTTCGAAAGCGGCGAACGCGCGGCGAGCGCGACAGCGGCCGAAAACGCCGTGACGGACGGCACCGCCAAGGACGCCGCCGCGAACGACGCCACAGCGGACGGCGCCGCATTTCGCCGCCGCTTCGCCGCCGAACGCGCGATCCTCGACGGCGACGCCGCGGCCGCCGCGGCCTACTGGCGCGAGCGCGCCCAAACCGCCGGCGACGACACCTACGCGCAACTGGCGCTGGCGCGCGCGCTCGGCGCCGGCGGCGACGCGCCCGCGGCGATCGCGCAACTGCGCGCGCTGGCCGCGCGCGACCCCGACGACCCGCGCGCCTGGTTCGAATTGGGCAAGTTCTCGATCCTGCACGGCCAGGCGCAGCCGGCCGTCGACGATTACCTGGTGCGCGCGCTGGTCCAGTACAAGCGCGGCGGCAACCGCTACGGCGAGGCCGAGACCCAGAACGCGCTCGGCATCGGCTACGCCCGCCTGGGCCAGAACGACCACGCCCTGGCCCAGTACCGCAGCGCAGTCGAACTGCGCCGCGCGGTCGGCAACCGGCGCGGGCTGGCGACCAGCCTGCGCAACCTCGGCAACGTGCTGGCGCTGACCGGCCGCTTCGACGAAGCCGCGCGCAGCCTCGGCGACGCGCGCGGACTCTACGCCGCGCTCGACGACCGCCACGGCCTGGCCGCGGTCGAGAACGAACTCGGCCTGCTCGCCGAGGAACGCGGCGACTACCCCGCCGCGCTGGCCGCGTTCCGGCGCGCGCTGGCGGCCTGGCAGCAGGCCGGCGACGCCGCCGGCACCGCCCAGGCGCTCAACGACATCGGCTTCGCCCATTACCAGCTCGGCGCCTACGACGACGCCCAGGCTTACCTGGTGCAGTCGCGCGAGGCCTACGCCAAGCTCGGCGACGAGACCGGCCGGGTGCGCACCGCGCAGAACCTCGGCCTGCTCGCCGCCGCGCGCGGGCAGTGGCCGCAGGCGCGCGAACTGCTGCAGTCCTCGCTCGACGCGGCGCTGGCCGCGCAGATGATGGAAGAAGCCGCGGTGGCGCGGCGCAACCTCGGCGAACTGGAACTGATGCAGGGCCGGATCGGCCCGGCGCTGGCGCAACTCGATGCCGCGCAGGCCCTGTTCGCCCAGCGCGAAGACGCGCGCGGACAGGCCGATGTCGGGCTGCTGCGCGCGCAGGCGCTGGCCGCCGCGCACGCCGGCGCGCAGGCGCGCGCGACCCTCGATGCGCTGGCGCCGCAACTGGCCCAGGCGTCGTCCGAACAACGCGGCATCGCCGGCCTGCTGCGCGCGCAGCTCGACCGCGCCGGCGGCGACCGCAACGGCGAGCGCGCCGCGCTGGCCCAGGCCCGCCACGAGGCCGGGCGCTCCGGCGTGCGCCTGCTGCGGTTGCAGGTCGCGCTGCAGGCCGCCGAGGCCGACGGCCGCTTCGAACCGGCGCTGCAACGCGACATCGACGCGCTCGGCCACGCCGGCCTGCGCCTGCAGGCCGCCGGCGCGCGCATGCGCCTGGCGCTGGCCGCCGGCGACGCCGACGCGGCGCTGCGCGCGTATCGCGACGCGCAGCCGCTGCTGCGCCGCGGCGATCGTCTCGACGCGGCGGCGCTGCACGCGCTGGCCGCGCAGGCGCAGCGCGCGCGCAGCCTCGATCCGGCCGCCAGCGACGCGCGCGCGCTGGCCGAGCGGCAGCGCTTGCGCGAGCAACTGCCGCCGTCCCTGCGCGCCGGCTACGACCCCGCCCGCGCCCAGGCCGGCAACGCCACCGAAGCCGGCGCGCGCCGCGAGCCCGCGCGATGA
- a CDS encoding FHA domain-containing protein, whose translation MPARLIVYPPEAAAISRWIPAGSRLRIGRDPACELRIDHPSVSRQHAELTHGADGWRLLDSGSKNGSHVDGIQVAQAVLERSEAWLRFGDVLCEFSLHDEAEAQAWQERERERRALSQAWTRRLEVGAAPPAEAAMAGDFDAAAAAADLPGDILRGVVELAGCSRGFLLLAQGEDFLVQASLSLEHEDLNARAFSGSVGAVQRSLRERQPVVVNWIDDDPWLAQRSSVVTGGLQSLVCLPLLHAGRVLGAVYADRRGAGEAISQFDMELLAAFADSAALWLLAQRAFEALQPPAAPLRWTRVLGAQATSS comes from the coding sequence ATGCCGGCGCGCCTGATCGTTTACCCGCCCGAAGCCGCAGCCATCAGCCGATGGATCCCCGCCGGTTCGCGCTTGCGCATCGGCCGCGATCCCGCGTGCGAGTTGCGCATCGACCACCCCTCCGTCTCGCGCCAGCACGCCGAGCTGACCCACGGCGCGGACGGCTGGCGGCTGCTCGATAGCGGCAGCAAGAACGGTTCGCACGTCGACGGCATCCAGGTCGCCCAGGCGGTGCTCGAGCGCAGCGAAGCGTGGCTGCGCTTCGGCGATGTGCTGTGCGAGTTCTCGCTGCACGACGAGGCCGAGGCCCAGGCCTGGCAGGAGCGCGAGCGCGAGCGCCGCGCGCTGTCGCAGGCGTGGACCCGGCGGCTGGAGGTCGGCGCGGCGCCGCCGGCCGAGGCCGCGATGGCGGGCGACTTCGACGCCGCCGCCGCGGCCGCCGACCTGCCCGGCGACATCCTGCGCGGCGTGGTCGAACTGGCCGGCTGCAGCCGCGGCTTCCTGCTGCTGGCCCAGGGCGAGGACTTCCTGGTCCAGGCCAGCTTGTCGCTGGAGCACGAGGACCTCAACGCGCGCGCCTTTTCCGGCAGCGTCGGCGCGGTCCAGCGCAGCCTGCGCGAACGCCAGCCGGTGGTGGTGAACTGGATCGACGACGACCCGTGGCTGGCGCAGCGCTCCTCGGTGGTCACCGGCGGCCTGCAAAGCCTGGTGTGCCTGCCGCTGCTGCACGCCGGCCGGGTCCTGGGCGCGGTCTACGCCGACCGCCGCGGCGCCGGCGAGGCGATCAGCCAGTTCGACATGGAACTGCTCGCCGCCTTCGCCGACAGCGCCGCGCTGTGGCTGCTGGCGCAGCGCGCCTTCGAGGCGCTGCAGCCGCCGGCCGCGCCGCTGCGCTGGACCCGGGTGCTGGGCGCGCAGGCCACATCCTCGTGA